Within the bacterium genome, the region AACCATTAACCAGCCTAAGACCGGAAGACTCCCCAGGTTGGAGGTAGAAGAGATAAAAAACTTTCTCCTTCGTAACGGGATAGTTTATGGTATTGATGAAGGGGCGATAGTTAAGGCTTTATCGGAAGGGATAATCGGAAAACCTGTTAAGGTGGCCCAAGGGATTCCACCTGTTTCGGGCCAGGAGGGGGGCATTAACTTTAAATTTAAAAAGGATAAAACGGTGAGGGTGGCCCAGGCTGATGAAGGAGGGAAAGTTAACTATCGAGAATTAGGGTTGATTGAAAATGTAGCCCCGGGCCGGGTATTGGCGACCAGGATTCCAGCCACCAGGGGAATGCCGGGCAAGACCGTTAGAGGTAAGGAGACGCCGGCTAAAGATGGGAAGGAAATACCTCTCCCGGCTGGAAAAAATACCCGGCTAAGTGAAGATGGCTTGGAATTGAGGGCTAATGTAGCCGGAAATGCGGTCTGGACAGGAACGAACATCGCCGTGGAGACTACCTATGAAGTTAAAGGTGATGTGGACATGCATGTAGGAAACATTGATTTTGTAGGTGATGTGGCTGTATCCGGTTCTGTTCGAGAAGGATTTACGGTTAAGGCGGGAGGAAATATTGATGTGGGAGGAGTAGTGGAAAGGGCAACCCTTCACGCCGGGAAGGATATCCGCATTCAACGCGGTATCGTTGGTCAGGGGGAAGGAACTACTTATGCGGGGGGGAATATAACGGCTAAGTTTATCGAGGGAGGAGAGGTGGAAGCCGGGGGAGATGTGGTGATCAGTGAAGACATTATGCATAGTAAAATTGACGCCGGAGGGGCGGTTTTTTGTCTATCAGGGAGACGGGGGAGAATTATGGGCGGAAGGATTCGGGCAGCGGCTCAGGTGGTAGCCAAGTGCATTGGTTCTTGGGTAGAGGTGCCTACGGTGGTGGAATCCGGCATTGACCCCCGCTTAAGACAGGAATTGATTGATTTAGAAGAAAAGCTTGAGAAAGAAAGACACGAGTTTCATCAGCTTAAGTTGACCATTAAAACTATAAATGGGCAAAAAAAGGCCGGCAACCTTTCACTGGAGAAGGAAGAAATGCTTATTCAGTATCTTAAAACCCAAAACGA harbors:
- a CDS encoding FapA family protein; the encoded protein is MEDFGGYFNIDPQREGVFLSVYPPMGKGEAVDPDNVMIQLDLAGLTGIDFEAVKKAVAEAAGQPVKIGEGVEKEAARRVGNYVTVDISKDEMAGFITINQPKTGRLPRLEVEEIKNFLLRNGIVYGIDEGAIVKALSEGIIGKPVKVAQGIPPVSGQEGGINFKFKKDKTVRVAQADEGGKVNYRELGLIENVAPGRVLATRIPATRGMPGKTVRGKETPAKDGKEIPLPAGKNTRLSEDGLELRANVAGNAVWTGTNIAVETTYEVKGDVDMHVGNIDFVGDVAVSGSVREGFTVKAGGNIDVGGVVERATLHAGKDIRIQRGIVGQGEGTTYAGGNITAKFIEGGEVEAGGDVVISEDIMHSKIDAGGAVFCLSGRRGRIMGGRIRAAAQVVAKCIGSWVEVPTVVESGIDPRLRQELIDLEEKLEKERHEFHQLKLTIKTINGQKKAGNLSLEKEEMLIQYLKTQNELMASLRKTATKISALKEKLASLKGGRVSVAEILYPGVKLRIKNIPAEVTKEYRYCTIVEREGKISFRVYEEISKKKKKP